A DNA window from Arachis hypogaea cultivar Tifrunner chromosome 18, arahy.Tifrunner.gnm2.J5K5, whole genome shotgun sequence contains the following coding sequences:
- the LOC112771107 gene encoding aspartic proteinase 36 produces MDLRGSVLFLAIILIVETCFVVANGNFVFQVERPKMRLGLSDVRARDDRRRDRILSAVDLNLGGNSQPTKTGLYFTKLGLGSPPKDYYVQVDTGSDILWVNCVDCARCPKKSDIGIDLTLYDPKESKTSELVPCDHEFCSSTYDGPIPGCKADIPCPYSITYGDGSATSGYYVQDYLTFNHVSGNLNTAPQNSSVFFGCGNVQSGTLGSSSDEALDGIIGFGQANSSVLSQLAASGKVKKIFSHCLDNAKGGGIFAIGEVVEPKVKTTPLVPRMAHYNVNLKDIEVGSDILQLPTDIFDSGSGKGTVIDSGTTLAYLPSMVYDQLISKVLAAQPELKLYLVEQQFTCFEYTGDIDDGFPVIKFHFEDSLSLTVYPHDYLFLFKGDIWCIGWQKGVSQSKNGRDMTLLGDLVLSNKLVVYDLENMAIGWVDYNCSSSIKVKDEKTGTVYTVGAHNLSSASTFLIRRILTFFVLLIPVLNCLTN; encoded by the exons atggaTCTGAGAGGTTCCGTTTTGTTCTTGGCGATTATTCTGATTGTTGAAACATGCTTCGTCGTTGCGAATGGGAATTTCGTGTTCCAGGTGGAGCGTCCAAAAATGCGTTTGGGATTAAGCGATGTTAGGGCGCGTGATGATCGTAGAAGAGATAGGATTCTCTCTGCGGTGGATCTCAACCTCGGCGGCAATAGTCAACCTACCAAGACCGG gcTGTATTTTACAAAACTTGGGCTTGGTTCTCCTCCAAAGGACTACTATGTTCAGGTTGATACAGGAAGTGACATTCTCTGGGTAAATTGTGTTGACTGCGCAAGATGTCCCAAGAAAAGTGATATTGGT ATAGACTTGACTCTCTATGATCCAAAGGAATCCAAAACTTCAGAATTGGTTCCTTGTGACCATGAATTTTGCTCTTCCACATACGATGGTCCAATTCCTGGTTGCAAGGCTGATATTCCCTGCCCATACAGCATAACTTATGGGGATGGAAGTGCAACTTCTGGATACTACGTGCAGGACTACCTTACTTTTAACCATGTTAGTGGTAATCTCAATACCGCACCGCAAAATAGCAGTGTCTTTTTTGG GTGTGGCAATGTACAGTCTGGGACATTGGGATCATCTTCTGATGAAGCCCTTGATGGAATAATTGGTTTTGGACAAGCAAATTCTTCGGTGCTTTCACAGCTTGCTGCATCTGGAAaggtgaaaaaaatattttcacactGCCTTGACAATGCTAAGGGTGGTGGAATATTTGCCATAGGAGAAGTGGTGGAACCAAAAGTCAAAACAACTCCATTGGTACCAAGAAT GGCACACTACAATGTCAATTTGAAGGATATTGAGGTTGGTAGTGATATTCTACAACTTCCGACAGATATATTTGATTCTGGAAGTGGGAAGGGAACTGTAATAGACAGTGGAACAACCTTGGCTTATCTCCCAAGCATGGTTTATGACCAACTAATTTCAAAG GTCTTGGCTGCGCAGCCTGAACTGAAATTATATCTCGTTGAGCAACAATTTACTTGTTTCGAGTATACTGGAGA TATTGATGATGGATTCCCAGTTATCAAGTTTCATTTTGAGGATTCTCTTTCCCTGACGGTGTATCCTCATGACTACCTGTTCCTGTTTAAG GGTGATATCTGGTGTATTGGATGGCAGAAAGGTGTCTCACAAAGTAAAAATGGAAGGGACATGACTCTTCTTGGAG ATTTGGTGCTATCAAACAAACTAGTCGTATACGACCTTGAAAATATGGCCATTGGATGGGTTGACTACAATT GCTCCTCTAGCATTAAAGTGAAGGATGAGAAGACTGGAACAGTATATACAGTGGGTGCACACAATCTATCTTCAGCTTCTACCTTCTTAATTCGAAGAATATTGACATTCTTTGTGTTGCTAATTCCCGTGTTAAATTGTTTAACTAACTAG